A region of Moorena producens PAL-8-15-08-1 DNA encodes the following proteins:
- a CDS encoding Uma2 family endonuclease — protein sequence MRTRPAWPTANRIFTTITASMVSTFSSDEDSPVKTTQRIVLQNVSWQTYKALLADLGDHRASRLAYAQGMLEITMPSDRHETYKQLLERMVNTLTEELNLRVKGFASTTLNREDLEHGAEPDSCYYIGNVDCIQGRTVDLANDPPPDLVIEVDITSSSSRRFGIYKQIGVPEVWRYIGKSVEIYRLQNGDYVRCQDNFTFEILSVEIINQFLQQAETQDDTTMILAWRKWVRKNLPED from the coding sequence GTGCGAACGCGCCCCGCGTGGCCTACGGCCAATCGCATTTTCACCACAATCACTGCATCAATGGTCAGTACTTTTAGTTCAGATGAGGATTCACCTGTCAAAACTACCCAGAGAATTGTCTTACAAAACGTCAGTTGGCAGACGTACAAGGCGCTATTGGCAGACTTAGGAGATCATCGAGCCTCGCGTCTTGCCTATGCTCAAGGAATGCTAGAAATCACGATGCCCTCAGATCGCCATGAGACATACAAGCAGCTGCTAGAACGGATGGTGAATACCTTAACCGAAGAACTGAATCTTCGGGTCAAAGGGTTTGCTTCTACAACCCTGAATCGGGAGGATTTAGAGCATGGTGCAGAACCTGACTCTTGCTACTACATCGGCAATGTTGACTGTATTCAAGGCAGAACAGTAGATTTAGCCAACGATCCTCCACCAGACTTGGTGATTGAAGTCGATATTACCAGTTCATCCAGTCGGAGATTTGGGATTTACAAGCAGATAGGAGTGCCTGAAGTTTGGCGTTATATAGGAAAGAGTGTAGAAATTTACCGGCTGCAAAATGGAGACTATGTTCGTTGTCAGGACAATTTCACCTTTGAGATTCTCTCTGTAGAGATTATCAATCAGTTTTTGCAGCAGGCAGAAACCCAGGATGACACTACAATGATTTTAGCTTGGCGTAAATGGGTCAGGAAAAATCTACCAGAAGATTAA
- a CDS encoding ribbon-helix-helix domain-containing protein — MSKRIQVTLPDRIADDLQRWADYDGRPLSNLAAYLLERAVTEAKKEGVEWDKES; from the coding sequence ATGAGCAAACGTATACAAGTAACCTTACCAGACCGGATTGCAGACGATTTACAGCGATGGGCTGATTACGATGGACGCCCTCTATCTAACCTTGCTGCTTACCTTCTAGAACGTGCTGTTACCGAGGCCAAGAAAGAAGGTGTTGAATGGGACAAAGAGTCTTGA